A stretch of Clostridia bacterium DNA encodes these proteins:
- a CDS encoding GFA family protein yields MKYVGSCLCGEVTFEIEGDFDNFYLCHCGRCRKDTGSAHAANLFSSTAKLRWLSGQEKSKTFNLRGEGHIKSFCTNCGSALPNIQKDGKLLVVPAGSIDSDINIKPQGHIYYKSKANWDTELEKVPKFEELPNG; encoded by the coding sequence ATGAAATATGTAGGATCATGCCTTTGTGGTGAAGTTACTTTCGAAATAGAAGGAGATTTTGATAATTTTTATCTTTGCCATTGTGGGCGATGTCGCAAAGATACAGGTTCAGCTCATGCAGCCAATCTATTTTCTTCTACAGCCAAATTAAGATGGTTGTCGGGTCAAGAAAAATCTAAAACATTTAATTTACGTGGAGAAGGGCACATAAAAAGTTTTTGTACTAATTGTGGGTCAGCTTTGCCAAATATACAAAAGGATGGGAAATTGCTGGTTGTTCCTGCAGGAAGTATCGACAGTGATATTAACATTAAACCCCAAGGACATATCTATTACAAAAGTAAAGCAAACTGGGATACCGAACTTGAGAAAGTACCAAAGTTTGAAGAGCTCCCCAATGGATAA
- a CDS encoding metal-dependent transcriptional regulator, which yields MNTNESREMYLEVIYRLEQANGVVRSIDIAKEFGYTKPSISRAMGILKKNGYITHSPYGDVSLTEKGREKAVQVYRSHQLLTEFFIKVLNLDPKTAEDDACKIEHVISPKALNAIENHLKK from the coding sequence ATGAATACGAACGAATCGCGTGAAATGTATTTGGAAGTCATTTATAGATTAGAGCAGGCAAACGGAGTTGTCCGCTCTATCGATATCGCAAAGGAGTTCGGATATACAAAGCCTAGCATTAGCCGCGCAATGGGCATCTTAAAGAAAAATGGTTATATCACGCATAGTCCCTACGGAGATGTATCGCTGACTGAAAAAGGCCGAGAAAAGGCGGTGCAGGTATATCGCTCACATCAGTTGCTTACAGAATTTTTTATCAAAGTACTTAATCTTGACCCCAAAACTGCGGAAGATGATGCCTGCAAAATTGAGCATGTGATTAGCCCCAAAGCGCTTAATGCAATTGAGAATCATTTGAAAAAATAG
- a CDS encoding transposase: MNSLPELMRIYLWISIETLEEGHEDSIRFYEFPRIDSRKISSTNMIKRLNLEIHKGSSLVGIFLSTDSYVRLVTSYLIEYILEDRMANQRRLN, from the coding sequence ATGAATAGTCTGCCAGAGCTTATGCGAATTTATTTATGGATTAGTATTGAAACCTTGGAAGAAGGACATGAAGACTCAATAAGATTTTATGAATTCCCTCGAATTGACTCCCGAAAGATTTCTTCAACCAACATGATTAAAAGACTCAACCTTGAGATTCATAAGGGTTCAAGTTTGGTTGGTATTTTTCTTTCCACGGATTCTTATGTCCGACTAGTTACCAGCTATCTCATTGAGTATATACTGGAAGATCGTATGGCAAACCAGAGACGCTTGAACTGA
- a CDS encoding transposase has product MELQSEMDAFLNRNLDKGYLVLWVDTLYEKIRNDGHVTNMAVHVVCGLRAVGTQDILAVEPIQG; this is encoded by the coding sequence ATGGAATTACAATCTGAGATGGATGCTTTTCTGAACAGGAACCTGGATAAAGGATACCTTGTTCTATGGGTTGACACACTCTACGAAAAGATAAGGAATGACGGTCACGTTACCAACATGGCAGTACACGTTGTCTGTGGCCTCAGGGCCGTTGGGACTCAGGATATCCTAGCTGTCGAACCCATCCAAGGCTAG
- a CDS encoding BlaI/MecI/CopY family transcriptional regulator — protein MKGYKLGKSEEKFAEIIWKNEPIGSGDLVKLCEKEMNWKKSTTYTVLKKLCEKGIFQNENATVSSLINKDAYYAKQSIRFVEDTFGGSLPKFLTAFISSKKLNKQQAEELKRLIDEHKEV, from the coding sequence ATGAAAGGTTATAAACTCGGGAAAAGTGAAGAGAAGTTTGCAGAAATAATTTGGAAGAACGAGCCGATTGGTTCTGGCGATCTAGTGAAACTATGTGAAAAAGAAATGAATTGGAAGAAATCAACAACGTACACTGTCCTAAAGAAACTATGTGAAAAAGGTATCTTCCAGAATGAAAATGCTACCGTTTCATCTTTAATTAATAAAGATGCGTACTATGCAAAACAAAGTATACGTTTTGTCGAGGACACCTTTGGAGGTTCTCTTCCAAAGTTTCTGACAGCCTTTATCAGCAGTAAAAAATTAAACAAACAACAGGCAGAAGAGTTGAAAAGATTGATTGATGAGCATAAGGAGGTGTAG